The following proteins are encoded in a genomic region of Triticum dicoccoides isolate Atlit2015 ecotype Zavitan chromosome 1B, WEW_v2.0, whole genome shotgun sequence:
- the LOC119308105 gene encoding uncharacterized protein LOC119308105 encodes MESEKASRPASLLGTLRTAVKKVRFLLSFSATRWIINSIAGRRSAPGATAPLRLSFGSRRPGLLDAEDDDGSPASTAGPARTASLGSGGVSRTSSAVAASEYSRSASSGATSSSSGGSSPAGDDDIDRRAELFIANFYKHIQMERQVSLQLRYCRVDSLQERSPPRRVS; translated from the coding sequence ATGGAGTCCGAGAAGGCATCGCGGCCGGCGTCGCTCCTCGGGACGCTGCGGACGGCGGTGAAGAAGGTGCGGTTCCTGCTCTCCTTCAGCGCCACGCGCTGGATCATCaactccatcgccggccgccggagcGCGCCCGGCGCGACGGCGCCGCTCCGCCTCAGCTTCGGCTCGAGGCGGCCGGGCCTGCTCGACGCGGAGGACGACGACGGCTCCCCCGCGTCCACCGCCGGGCCGGCCAGGACGGCGAGCCTCGGGTCGGGCGGCGTGTCGCGGACGAGCAGCGCGGTGGCGGCGTCGGAGTACTCGAGGTCCGCTTCGTCGGGCGCGACGTCCTCGTCGAGCGGGGGGTCGTCGCCGGCGGGGGACGACGACATCGACCGGCGCGCGGAGctgttcatcgccaacttctacaaGCACATCCAGATGGAGCGGCAGGTGTCGCTGCAGCTGCGCTACTGCAGGGTCGACAGCCTGCAGGAGAGGTCGCCTCCCCGCAGGGTTTCTTGA
- the LOC119348489 gene encoding UTP--glucose-1-phosphate uridylyltransferase 3, chloroplastic-like isoform X2, which translates to MASPSRPALPPHLRLLSPRQLPPLRSPRRRGAGSRVLSSLPSPSPSPPSQQRVSTASLEHGPGPGPSAEQQPRPHDQALAAEVARLSAARARLRAARSLGDKLRALDAEPRVAAFFGDASSRGVLGGLRPREAYLLKCLVAAGQDHVLGAELGWAGGGHERHRNGGGGGSALREALYSLADLVGRWSEEGAAKDEAGSGETELLLGRLLKFLGDIEEFYDCVGGIIGYQIMALELLSVSKSKDSKHRHSKDKFVDFHVPTGLNLLEDTEYASQAAMWGIEGLPELGEIYPIGGAGDRLGLMDSDTGESLPAALLPYCGRSLLEGLMRDLQAREFLHFKIFGKQCITPVAVMTSSVKNNHEHIVAICERLEWFGRGRENFRLFEQPLVPVVNAEDGKWLISESLLPVGKPGGHGAIWKLACDRGVFEWLYCHGRKGATVRQVSNVVAATDLTLMALAGIGLRHNKKLGFASCERRPGATEGVNVLIEKQNLDGLWEYGITCIEYTEFEKYGISEPTATNGSLQASYPANTNILYVDLQAAQEVGSRKNASCLPGIVLNLKKAVSYVDHLGFECSAAGGRLECTMQNIADNFMNTYSYRCSEGIESELDTFIVYNERKKVTSSAKRKLKPEDRSLHQTPEGSLLDIMRNAHDLLSSCSIEVPKVKDNNEYLHSGLPFLIFLHPALGPFWDIIKQKFIGGSISKGSELQIEVAEFLWEDVELDGSLIILADNIMGSTKRNTHGEQILHYGARCGRCKLQNVKIVNEGISWDSPSNVYWQHHVKRSESLKIILHGNAEFEAKDVLLKGNHMFEVPDGHRMCILQNEAGFVVKLDPIKKEMMDSGTWYWEYTVDGAHVKLNMVDP; encoded by the exons ATGGCCTCCCCCTCCCGCCCGGCGCTCCCTCCccacctccgcctcctctccccgcGCCAGCTCCCTCCCCTCCGCTCGCCTAGACGTCGCGGCGCGGGCAGCCGCGTCCTCTCCTCGCTCCcctccccgtccccgtccccgcccTCGCAGCAGCGCGTCTCCACCGCCTCGCTCGAGCACGGCCCCGGCCCCGGCCCCTCCGCCGAGCAGCAGCCGCGGCCGCACGACCAGGCGCTCGCCGCGGAGGTCGCGCGGCTCTCCGCAGCCCGCGCGCGCCTCCGCGCGGCGCGCTCCCTCGGCGACAAGCTCCGCGCGCTCGACGCCGAGCCCCGCGTCGCGGCCTTCTTCGGCGACGCGTCCAGCCGCGGGGTCCTGGGCGGCCTCCGGCCCCGGGAGGCGTACCTGCTCAAATGCCTCGTCGCGGCCGGCCAGGACCACGTGCTCGGCGCGGAGCTCGGCTGGGCCGGCGGCGGCCACGAGCGCCACCGCAATGGGGGCGGGGGCGGGAGCGCGCTGAGGGAGGCGCTGTACAGCCTGGCCGATCTGGTCGGGAGGTGGAGCGAGGAGGGGGCGGCGAAGGACGAGGCCGGGAGCGGGGAGACGGAGCTGCTGCTCGGACGGCTGCTCAAGTTTCTCGGAGACATCGAGGAGTTCTACGACTGCGTTGGAGGCATCATCGG CTACCAAATTATGGCGTTGGAGCTGCTTTCGGTCTCCAAGTCCAAGGACAGCAAGCACCGGCATAGCAAAGACAAGTTTGTCGACTTCCATGTTCCCACTGGACTTAATCTATTGGAGGATACAGAATATGCATCTCAAGCTGCCATGTGGGGAATCGAG ggtttgccagaACTTGGTGAAATTTATCCAATTGGTGGTGCCGGTGACCGTCTTGGTTTAATGGACTCAGATACCGGTGAATCCCTTCCTGCCGCATTGCTTCCTTACTGTGGAAGATCTCTACTGGAAGGACTGATGCGAGATCTGCAG GCTAGAGAGTTTCTCCATTTCAAGATCTTTGGGAAACAATGTATAACCCCTGTGGCGGTCATGACAAGCTCTGTGAAGAATAACCATGAACATATAGTTGCCATCTGTGAAAGACTTGAATGGTTTGGTAGAGGCCGTGAGAACTTCCGCTTGTTTGAACAG CCCTTGGTGCCTGTAGTAAATGCTGAAGATGGCAAATGGTTAATCAGCGAGTCACTTCTCCCTGTGGGTAAACCCGGTGGTCATGGCGCTATTTGGAAGCTTGCTTGCGATCGAGGTGTATTTGAATGGCTTTATTGTCATGGCAGAAAAGGTGCAACTGTTCGTCAAGTCAG CAATGTTGTTGCTGCAACTGATTTGACGCTGATGGCATTGGCTGGAATAGGCCTGCGTCACAATAAG AAATTAGGTTTTGCATCTTGTGAGCGAAGACCAGGTGCTACGGAAGGGgtgaatgttcttattgaaaaacaAAACCTTGATGGGCTCTGGGAATATGGTATCACTTGCATCGAGTACACTGAATTTGAAAAATACGGCATATCAGAACCTACAGCAACGAATGGCAG TTTGCAGGCTAGCTATCCAGCAAATACAAACATTCTATATGTTGACCTGCAAGCAGCGCAGGAAGTTGGATCACGGAAAAATGCTAGCTGCTTACCAGGAATCGTGCTAAATTTGAAGAAGGCAGTATCATATGTGGATCATCTGGGCTTTGAGTGTAG CGCTGCGGGTGGCAGGCTAGAGTGCACAATGCAAAACATAGCAGATAATTTTATGAACACATATAGCTACAGGTGCAGTGAAGGAATAGAAA GCGAGCTCGACACGTTCATTGTGTACAATGAAAGGAAAAAAGTCACTTCATCAGCTAAAAGGAAGCTGAAACCAGAAGACAGATCATTGCACCAG ACTCCAGAGGGTTCACTCCTCGACATTATGCGCAATGCTCATGATCTTCTTTCTAGCTGCAGCATAGAGGTTCCAAAG GTCAAAGACAATAATGAGTACTTGCATTCTGGGCTACCATTTCTCATATTTCTTCATCCTGCTTTAGGTCCATTTTGGGATATCATAAAGCAAAAG TTCATAGGTGGCTCCATCTCTAAAGGTTCAGAGTTGCAAATAGAGGTGGCAGAATTTCTATGGGAAGATGTTGAG CTGGATGGGAGCCTTATTATTCTAGCTGATAACATTATGGGCTCAACAAAGAGGAACACTCATGGTGAGCAAATACTACACTATGGAGCCAG GTGTGGGAGATGCAAGCTGCAGAATGTTAAAATTGTGAACGAAGGGATCAGCTGGGATTCTCCCAGTAATGTCTATTGGCAGCATCATGTTAAAAGATCAGAATCTTTAAAGATTATTCTTCATGGAAATGCAGAATTCGAGGCGAAAGATGTTCTCTTGAAG GGTAACCATATGTTTGAAGTACCCGATGGTCATAGAATGTGCATCCTTCAGAACGAAGCAG GGTTTGTTGTCAAGTTAGACCCTATAAAGAAGGAGATGATGGACAGCGGAACGTGGTACTGGGAGTACACGGTAGATGGCGCCCATGTGAAGTTGAATATGGTAGATCCGTGA
- the LOC119348489 gene encoding UTP--glucose-1-phosphate uridylyltransferase 3, chloroplastic-like isoform X1 — MASPSRPALPPHLRLLSPRQLPPLRSPRRRGAGSRVLSSLPSPSPSPPSQQRVSTASLEHGPGPGPSAEQQPRPHDQALAAEVARLSAARARLRAARSLGDKLRALDAEPRVAAFFGDASSRGVLGGLRPREAYLLKCLVAAGQDHVLGAELGWAGGGHERHRNGGGGGSALREALYSLADLVGRWSEEGAAKDEAGSGETELLLGRLLKFLGDIEEFYDCVGGIIGYQIMALELLSVSKSKDSKHRHSKDKFVDFHVPTGLNLLEDTEYASQAAMWGIEGLPELGEIYPIGGAGDRLGLMDSDTGESLPAALLPYCGRSLLEGLMRDLQAREFLHFKIFGKQCITPVAVMTSSVKNNHEHIVAICERLEWFGRGRENFRLFEQPLVPVVNAEDGKWLISESLLPVGKPGGHGAIWKLACDRGVFEWLYCHGRKGATVRQVSNVVAATDLTLMALAGIGLRHNKKLGFASCERRPGATEGVNVLIEKQNLDGLWEYGITCIEYTEFEKYGISEPTATNGSLQASYPANTNILYVDLQAAQEVGSRKNASCLPGIVLNLKKAVSYVDHLGFECSAAGGRLECTMQNIADNFMNTYSYRCSEGIEITSYLTGELDTFIVYNERKKVTSSAKRKLKPEDRSLHQTPEGSLLDIMRNAHDLLSSCSIEVPKVKDNNEYLHSGLPFLIFLHPALGPFWDIIKQKFIGGSISKGSELQIEVAEFLWEDVELDGSLIILADNIMGSTKRNTHGEQILHYGARCGRCKLQNVKIVNEGISWDSPSNVYWQHHVKRSESLKIILHGNAEFEAKDVLLKGNHMFEVPDGHRMCILQNEAGFVVKLDPIKKEMMDSGTWYWEYTVDGAHVKLNMVDP; from the exons ATGGCCTCCCCCTCCCGCCCGGCGCTCCCTCCccacctccgcctcctctccccgcGCCAGCTCCCTCCCCTCCGCTCGCCTAGACGTCGCGGCGCGGGCAGCCGCGTCCTCTCCTCGCTCCcctccccgtccccgtccccgcccTCGCAGCAGCGCGTCTCCACCGCCTCGCTCGAGCACGGCCCCGGCCCCGGCCCCTCCGCCGAGCAGCAGCCGCGGCCGCACGACCAGGCGCTCGCCGCGGAGGTCGCGCGGCTCTCCGCAGCCCGCGCGCGCCTCCGCGCGGCGCGCTCCCTCGGCGACAAGCTCCGCGCGCTCGACGCCGAGCCCCGCGTCGCGGCCTTCTTCGGCGACGCGTCCAGCCGCGGGGTCCTGGGCGGCCTCCGGCCCCGGGAGGCGTACCTGCTCAAATGCCTCGTCGCGGCCGGCCAGGACCACGTGCTCGGCGCGGAGCTCGGCTGGGCCGGCGGCGGCCACGAGCGCCACCGCAATGGGGGCGGGGGCGGGAGCGCGCTGAGGGAGGCGCTGTACAGCCTGGCCGATCTGGTCGGGAGGTGGAGCGAGGAGGGGGCGGCGAAGGACGAGGCCGGGAGCGGGGAGACGGAGCTGCTGCTCGGACGGCTGCTCAAGTTTCTCGGAGACATCGAGGAGTTCTACGACTGCGTTGGAGGCATCATCGG CTACCAAATTATGGCGTTGGAGCTGCTTTCGGTCTCCAAGTCCAAGGACAGCAAGCACCGGCATAGCAAAGACAAGTTTGTCGACTTCCATGTTCCCACTGGACTTAATCTATTGGAGGATACAGAATATGCATCTCAAGCTGCCATGTGGGGAATCGAG ggtttgccagaACTTGGTGAAATTTATCCAATTGGTGGTGCCGGTGACCGTCTTGGTTTAATGGACTCAGATACCGGTGAATCCCTTCCTGCCGCATTGCTTCCTTACTGTGGAAGATCTCTACTGGAAGGACTGATGCGAGATCTGCAG GCTAGAGAGTTTCTCCATTTCAAGATCTTTGGGAAACAATGTATAACCCCTGTGGCGGTCATGACAAGCTCTGTGAAGAATAACCATGAACATATAGTTGCCATCTGTGAAAGACTTGAATGGTTTGGTAGAGGCCGTGAGAACTTCCGCTTGTTTGAACAG CCCTTGGTGCCTGTAGTAAATGCTGAAGATGGCAAATGGTTAATCAGCGAGTCACTTCTCCCTGTGGGTAAACCCGGTGGTCATGGCGCTATTTGGAAGCTTGCTTGCGATCGAGGTGTATTTGAATGGCTTTATTGTCATGGCAGAAAAGGTGCAACTGTTCGTCAAGTCAG CAATGTTGTTGCTGCAACTGATTTGACGCTGATGGCATTGGCTGGAATAGGCCTGCGTCACAATAAG AAATTAGGTTTTGCATCTTGTGAGCGAAGACCAGGTGCTACGGAAGGGgtgaatgttcttattgaaaaacaAAACCTTGATGGGCTCTGGGAATATGGTATCACTTGCATCGAGTACACTGAATTTGAAAAATACGGCATATCAGAACCTACAGCAACGAATGGCAG TTTGCAGGCTAGCTATCCAGCAAATACAAACATTCTATATGTTGACCTGCAAGCAGCGCAGGAAGTTGGATCACGGAAAAATGCTAGCTGCTTACCAGGAATCGTGCTAAATTTGAAGAAGGCAGTATCATATGTGGATCATCTGGGCTTTGAGTGTAG CGCTGCGGGTGGCAGGCTAGAGTGCACAATGCAAAACATAGCAGATAATTTTATGAACACATATAGCTACAGGTGCAGTGAAGGAATAGAAA TAACCTCGTATTTAACAGGCGAGCTCGACACGTTCATTGTGTACAATGAAAGGAAAAAAGTCACTTCATCAGCTAAAAGGAAGCTGAAACCAGAAGACAGATCATTGCACCAG ACTCCAGAGGGTTCACTCCTCGACATTATGCGCAATGCTCATGATCTTCTTTCTAGCTGCAGCATAGAGGTTCCAAAG GTCAAAGACAATAATGAGTACTTGCATTCTGGGCTACCATTTCTCATATTTCTTCATCCTGCTTTAGGTCCATTTTGGGATATCATAAAGCAAAAG TTCATAGGTGGCTCCATCTCTAAAGGTTCAGAGTTGCAAATAGAGGTGGCAGAATTTCTATGGGAAGATGTTGAG CTGGATGGGAGCCTTATTATTCTAGCTGATAACATTATGGGCTCAACAAAGAGGAACACTCATGGTGAGCAAATACTACACTATGGAGCCAG GTGTGGGAGATGCAAGCTGCAGAATGTTAAAATTGTGAACGAAGGGATCAGCTGGGATTCTCCCAGTAATGTCTATTGGCAGCATCATGTTAAAAGATCAGAATCTTTAAAGATTATTCTTCATGGAAATGCAGAATTCGAGGCGAAAGATGTTCTCTTGAAG GGTAACCATATGTTTGAAGTACCCGATGGTCATAGAATGTGCATCCTTCAGAACGAAGCAG GGTTTGTTGTCAAGTTAGACCCTATAAAGAAGGAGATGATGGACAGCGGAACGTGGTACTGGGAGTACACGGTAGATGGCGCCCATGTGAAGTTGAATATGGTAGATCCGTGA